The genomic segment CAGTTcgccccgaatgttgatatcagattcgtggtctactcccaaatacctttcacttgagccccatatttccatagtcggcaaacatgaccggtgtgcggggtgttttgggggatggggtggccactcagtgacttgcccgtgaaaatatatatcagattcgtgttctactctaaaatacctcttattacagtccatattggaatagtcagcaaatacgtcctatatgggtggagttatggggttggggtggccccatagacactttttctcgaatgttgatatcagattcgtgcataactcccaaaaacctttcatttgagccccatattgatatggtcgcaaatttgtcctctttggaggGTGGTTTTGGGAGGGATGGCCCACAAagcacttggccccacatttgcatatcaaattcgtattttacactcaaataccttttatttaagccccatattgccatggtcagtaaataagtcctggttgggggtgttttggggaaggggtggacccccagaaacttggtcccagatttgaacatcagattcgtattctactcgcaaatatctttcatttgagtcccatattggcatggtcggtaaatatgaccgatttagggatgttttggggttggtgTGGTCCGcctactataagagagcacacaaaatttcgcttaaatcgccccagccataaccgagatctggcgtttttgaaaattagggtaagggggagggtttgcctcgggtatatatgtaaactacctatcgtcaaaatccggtgaaaaatgcataccttatgccccatagcagctatatcgaaatattttccgatttggaccaaatactaataattacaagtcattgttcaattgtgtatatcaaaatattggtatgtttagtagctatatacaaaaataaaccgatatgaactatatacgacacggatgtcgaaaagcctaacataagcaactgtcccaaatactagtgaaatcggattataaatgcgcctttagtggggccaagactttatatcgggataccggtctatatggcaactatatccaaatctgcaaatctggaccgatttgggccaagttgccgaAAAATttcgatgagcctaacacaactcactgtcccaaatttcgacgccatcggacaataaatgcgccttttatggtcacaaaaccttaaatcgacagatcggtatatatggcagctatatccaaatctggaccgatctggatcaaattggagaaggatgtcgagaggcttaacacaactcactgtcccaaatttcggcaaaattggataatacatgtgactttaatgggcctaagaccccaaatcggcggatcggaccatatgggggctatatcaagatatagtccgaggtagtccatcttcgaacttaacctgtttatggacaaaaaaaaaagaatctgtgcaaagtttcaactcaatatctctatttttaaagactgtggcgtgatttcaacagacagacggacagacggacggacatggctagatcgtcttagatttttacgctgatccagaatatatatactttatggggtcggaaatggatatttcgatgtgttgcaaacggaatgacaaaaataatatacccccatccttcggtggtgggtataataagcgtTTGTTTTAATATTGATATTGCCCAAAAGTCGACTTGCAGTCGATGTCTTGTTGATATTCATTGATTTTACAGGCAGTTCGGACCGTCGATAATGTTGATTTTAAACTATCTGAGTCCCAATATGTCTGAAAGCAAGCAATttcttttcataaaaaatctcTCCTTCTGTATAACTTGTTCATGGTACGATAGCTCGATCAACCCATGGGGTATAATAAATGCCATGATCTTCAAAGGTGAAATGCTCACGAATATCGCTAGTAGTACCTGGCGAAACAGCCAccggcgaaaaaaaaaacacaataaaatacttcagtaaaacaaaaaaaacttcttctaAACGATATTTTAttgagaaatatttattttcattgccATTTATCTTTGCATTACTCCttgtatttcattaaaaagtgaaaagtgaaaactttttgtttgtgttgCGTTTTTAGGATTAGCAGGACCCTTAGTGGTTGGGAGAATTTAGACGTTGAGTTATATATGTGGTACTCTTGGCCAATGGTAAACGACCGCTGCCACCCACGCGAATCGATTCAATGCGTGGCAAAGTTGTCAATACCGTGGGTATTTCGACGGTGTAGTGGGTATTGGGATTGTCTACGGTGAAATAGGAATCTTGAGAATTTTGTATGTTTGGCTCATCCTGCCATAGATTAATGGATCTCAAGTTGGTAATATCGATGAGGTTGCCATTACCATTTCCGTTGTCATTGTCGGCGCTGTCGTTGGCACTGTCACCTCCATTGTCACTTTGGTCTCCACCATTTGAAGTGGCCAGCGCAATGGCATTGTCATTTCCATTTCCTACTTTGAGTATAACATTGGAATCGGCATTTTCCATGCTGTAGACTGTCCTTAAAGCCGATCGGCCTGCATGAGGTTCTATACGAGCCTGTGCCTGGGCGTGAGACTGACCTGTTCCACCATGACTGCGTGCCTCGGCCTGAGCACTTATAATGTAGGTAGTCATCAGCTGGGATTGTTGCTCCTCGCGGGCCCTCTCCTCCTCGTGTTCTCTCAGTAACGAAAGCAATTGCTCCCGTGTATTTTGTCGATTTAAGAGCTGCTCTCGCGTGTTCTGTTGCAATTCAGCATTGTGTTGGGCTTCAGCTGATGCCTGCTGCATCTCAGTGTTCTCTATTTCATCGGTGTCGGCTTCCATAGCTGCTTTAAGGGCTGCCTCACGATATGCCTCAAAATGGGCTTGTTTGGCCATTTCAACTTCAGGCGTATCGGTAACTTGCTCTGGAGGTTGGTTGTTGTCAACAGGTTGGACTGGCAGGTTGGTGGCCGACGCTGTGAATCCTTGTTTACGACCAGCTTCGTATTTCACAGTCTGAAGTTTACCGTCTGAGTCGATGTACGAATAGAATCCCTTTGAGGAGCCATCACGGGTGGTATACTCTGCCTTGGCAGACTCTTCGCCACTGTAGCCGAATGAGTAAAATCCTTTGGAATCCTGTTCTCTGTATTCAGTCGTGGGAATTTCAGGTTTCACCAACACCAGGTGATGAGTGCGCGATGCAGCTACCACAGCGAAGAATGCACAAACAATGATGTACTTCATGTTGTCCCACAACTCCTTGTCGATGTGTCCGCCTGCTGTTGTATCCGATTGTTTGAAGCTTTGGTATGCTTCTAATGCCGAACAATCTCCGAAGTTACAATTTATAGCGCTTGTTAAGGTTTCTTCAGAACTACGCCCTTGCTGCCATTCATCCAAATGTCTGTAATGTAGCCATTGACCAGTTTTGTGAGTCTCTTCTGCATCCACATCCACGTCAGACTATCAACGCTTCGAAGCGTCTCTGTTTCGCTTTGATTTAAAAGTCTTCTTTTCTGACCTCGAATTAAGCGCCCTAACGGATGAAATGCAGGTTGGCTGTAATTCATACCATGTACTTCGTGCTGACAGCAGTGGTGAAGGTGCGTGGAGCCACCAATGTGGTAAGCCAACCATCCAGTCAGAGCACAGTTGCAATTGTCACCAGCGGTAAAGGAAGACACTGCCGCAGCCAGCATCTACTCGCTGAACAATTTTGTAATCTGTCTACTTTGATTTGGCAAATATTTCATCACAGAAACTGTATCAGATTTCTAATTTCGAATGTAGTTCAGTTGCAAAGCGAATACCTAAATTTTGGATAGCAGAATGTTAAGTTAACATTTGTTCGATGTTAGTGCCTAACATTTGTGTTAAGGTTGGCGATGCACAACCGACGGAACCACAATGGATCACATGTGTCTGTTGATGTTTGTTACTTCTTTACAACAATGTTGTACTAATTATTACAATATCTGTTTGGCGGCATGAAGTTTGACTCCAAGAAGTTGTACCATAGGCAAGggaaatctatagactcataacGATATGAAATGTCACACTCTCAGTCGTTAATATGTGAGTGCGCAATTGCGCGGGCGACATGGAACGCAGAATTTTTcagttattttattaacattttgagtTGCAAAGTCTATACCTTTCCtttatttatattgggttgcccaaaaagtaattggggatttttcatatagtcggcgttgacaaattttttcacagcttgtgactctgtaattgcattctttcttctgtcagttatcagctgttacttttagcttgctttagaaaaaagtgtaaaaaaagtatatttgattaaagttcattctaagttttattaaaaatgcatttactttcttctaaaaaatccgcaattactttttgggcaacccaatagtaatacCCCAAgcaataaatgaaaatatgcCCTAAACAGCTGTATTGAGTTGACCACAAGCAAATCCAACCAACCCGATTTCGTCAAAAACTGTAAAAGCGAGTTTTATTTAACGCCTTGTCAATTTTGCTAATCGAAGATCGAAAGGTATtgggatgtagctgccacaaaGTCtgttcgatctcccgattttaggtaTTCGGCcgcaaaaggtgcatttattactgTTTGACCCCCCAAAATACATGAgtaatatggtccagatagtagcatattttgatatagctgtcaaagcGGCATTCAAAATTAAGGACATTTGTCATATTTGTTATATTATAAAACAAATTACAaggaggccaccgaagcgcagaggttagcatgtccgcatataacgctgaacgcctgggtttaaaaCATGGCGGGATCATCAGaacaataattttcagcggtggttttcccctcctaatgctggcaacatttgtgaggtactatgccatgtaaaaacttctctccaaagaggtgtggcactccataaacttgaatcgtattgcactcattgatatgtgagaagttcgtccctgttccttagtgggcaCAAATGTTGCAATTACTGATTACAAGTACCTTCTGTTTTATACAGTGTATACATCAGTGATTAAAATAAGTTTCATATAATAAAGATTAAGGCATCTTTGGAATTTGACTCTTGACCAAAATTTCCGAAAGTAAAGTATAATTATTTATCTTTTAAGTACTTAGTTGGACATCCTTTCATATGTCTACTGCTTTTAACATTTTTCATCGAATTGGCTAAGTTTTCTGTGACGTTCATGCCGATATTGTTACGTTATTCAATTAAAATCTGCGTCTATGGAGATTTGTTTCCAATTCCACGTTTCCGAACTTTTTATTCTAAAACTTCGCATAAGTAGAACCAACTTTTAGATATCGAGATGGCTTTGAGGAAGAGAAAAAGTTGAAATTCTGATAAGTTATTCCTGATTAATTCCAAAATGTACAGTACAAGGATTTTGGCTTAATATCTCTCAGGTTCACTGAAAATGTTAGTTGCAAGCTTTCCCCCAAGTTGATGAGCATCAAAGGGTTATCCAACTACATATTAGGGTTAACTGAGCCTTAAGAACCCTAAGAACAACCCGAAAAACGATTTTAATTTACACAAATTATACCTTTTCTATTTTATACATTAGCTGCCGAGGCAAAAATTGGACGGAATATTTCcttgtctttttatttttatacatagTCCTAATCATAACATATGAGGATTACtaatgaaaaataatatttttatcattaatttcaataaaaattcatttttcgaaattaaacaCGGCTTCCCTAATTAGAGAGGAAATATGACCGCTGGCCGCCaatgatattaaattcgttctggaagattttaatgcggaGATAGGGAAAGAAGCTATCTTTGGTCCAAATGTCCAAAAATGCAGCCTCCACAATATAACGTCccataatggattgaggataatGGACTTCGCAGTGCCAAAAAGTATGGTAGTTAGCAGCTCTagcttttaacaaaaaaaaaaaaaaaaactagtaaaaaggagttaagttcggtctatatggcagatatatttaaatctggaccgatctgggccaaattggaaaatgAAGTCAAACGgcctaattcaactcactgttcaaaatttcggcgacatcggacaataaatgcgctttttatgggccctaaacctcaaatcgagagatcggtctatatggcaactatatacaaatctgaaccgatctgggccaaattgaataagaatatcgaagggccttacacaactcactgtcccaaaattcaacaaaatcggataataaatgtgccttttatgggtctatgaccctaaatcggcggatcggtctatatgggggctatattaagatatagtccgatatagctcatcttcgaacttaacctgcttatggacaaaaaagaatctgtgcaaaatttcagctcaatatctctatttttaaagactgtagcgtgatttcaacagacggatggacatggctagatcgtattcgattttaacgctgatcaagcaTACGTATATACTTTTTGAtatttcggaaatggatatttcgatgtgttgcaaacggaatgacaaagtgaatatacacccatccttcggtgatggataTGAAAATTCACCAAACCACATGGTTGTCCCCAGTCAAAgaagtaaaaaacaaaattgatcacgttgtaatagatggaaggcatttacccagcgtgttagatgtacgatcgatccgaggagcgaaaaatagattcgaatcattatcttgttgcaACAAAGGTCCACACCCGTTTGAGCATGACGTGAAAAGTACCATATGACTCTGTACGGAAGATGGGCATTGAAAAGCCGCAAGCACAACAAATGGCTGCGGCATACtttactcgactgacccaacatcttgatgaaaacactccttGACCCGATGATATAACAGCGTAGTGGCAATCCATTGctcacttcatggaaaatgccgcgtaaTCCGTGTTTGCCAAGCCAAGAATAAGTCATACAGAACAATAGTCACTCGCCAGACGAAAgaaaggtatcgggagaaaaggagagaggagtaACGTCAATTCCGCAGAGGGAAAAAGGCGTGATCGTgatcgaattgagatgtacagcagtcagaataaagtccggaaattctaacaAAGAATCAAACCAATGACTTTggcgcaggcacatcctccaacagagacaaagaaggaaatctggtaactgataagTTAGTGTGCtgtggatatggaaagaacattttacccagctggtagtgtccgacgttggcggtgaagagaataccgcagaaccaatcccggatgatggtatagaaagttTACCTTCTACCAGATGAGGTGCAAATAGCAGCGACCCGACTGCGAAACAAAAAGCcagaggcgatacgctgataaagCATATGCATCAATTCGTCTTCCCTAGCTAGAAGAACTCATACCcgtatactatgtcccgtacacaagaaaggagacaagaccgaAAGTGTCCTCCCCATCGcctacaagatactctcgagccttacaacctaaagtcaatgatatATCAAAGTGGCTCTAGATCTGATAAATCCAGCATAGAATACATATttgcactgcgccaaatcctggaaaagattcGAGATGGACAGGTCAACTCCTACtatctcttcgttgactacaaagtccCTTTCGGCGGCATTATACATTCCCTGCAAAATTAGTAAGACACTGCAAGATGactcttgctgatacacgttcttcactaagaataggaaagaatcgttctccgaaccattcaataccaaacgagtttTAAGACAGGGAGACTTATCGTGTGTTCTCTTTAATACCGGTTGGAGAAAattatacgaaatgcagatgtgaatagatatggcacactattcacaagacaacacatgctactcgcctatgctgatGTCATCGATATCGTGGGTCGGTTACCGGAAGTATTAACTGCAAAGTATCAAAAGGAGAATCAGTGAAAGtgggcagtaaatggagatttgACAAAAAGGATGGTATAATCTCCCACAACGTCTTGTACAcctgagcagataaagaaaataaaaaaagccacaactttaagatagtcagcaactttaccTACCTCGGtgccgccgtaaccgaaacgagtgacaccagtTTTAATATAAAGATAAGAGTAATATTGGCATAAGTAGAGTaataagaggccaccgtagcgcagaggttcgcatgtccgccaatgacgctgaacgcctaggtttgaatcctggcgagaccatcagaatttttttttttttcaactgacgatatttagatttaggcaacatttgtgaggtactatgccatgcaaaacttctcttcaaagaggtgtcgcactgcggcacgccgttcggactcggctataaaaaggagatcccttatcattgggcttaaactttaatcggactgcactcattgataggtgagaagtttgcc from the Stomoxys calcitrans chromosome 1, idStoCalc2.1, whole genome shotgun sequence genome contains:
- the LOC106089740 gene encoding uncharacterized protein LOC106089740 — its product is MKYIIVCAFFAVVAASRTHHLVLVKPEIPTTEYREQDSKGFYSFGYSGEESAKAEYTTRDGSSKGFYSYIDSDGKLQTVKYEAGRKQGFTASATNLPVQPVDNNQPPEQVTDTPEVEMAKQAHFEAYREAALKAAMEADTDEIENTEMQQASAEAQHNAELQQNTREQLLNRQNTREQLLSLLREHEEERAREEQQSQLMTTYIISAQAEARSHGGTGQSHAQAQARIEPHAGRSALRTVYSMENADSNVILKVGNGNDNAIALATSNGGDQSDNGGDSANDSADNDNGNGNGNLIDITNLRSINLWQDEPNIQNSQDSYFTVDNPNTHYTVEIPTVLTTLPRIESIRVGGSGRLPLAKSTTYITQRLNSPNHVWADSSYVYPVPSQQLQTPIVITKSALHQTQPQLQQYFTQDSLGQYSYGYSEPLSTKQEIRTLNGITVGSYSYVDAHGVLQTVDYTADEDGFRVGATNLPIDTQKPATETPEVALARQQHLAAHQAVLSGDISSSAILPQPVEDTAEVAAAKKEFFARYDLEVENQNLLRKLNRPKSQSPSPLQNAMPGVRSPPLSSYKTSTPHSPHIGAKYGFYRNVLPVLPQRFYLPIV